The genomic segment AATCCCATTTAATTCTCATCCGGTTGCTAATTGAGTCTATGCGTTACAATACAGAGTTTCCTGACGAAGTGGATACTCCATTAGATGTCCCAGCTCGAAAACGATTTGCCAAGTACAGAGGTGTCAAGTCTTTCAGAACCTCTTCATGGGACCCCAAAGTATGTTCAGTACATAGATTGAACTGTCCTGGATTTTATCAGTAATGTCTCTGAGGACTTTTGCTACTTTGTAGGAATCTCTGCCACCTGAGTATTCCAGAATTTTTGCATTTGATAACTTTTCAAGAACGCAAAAACATGTACTTGCAAAAAGTCTTGGTATGGAACAAGACACAACTGACTCTGTACCAGTTGGCTCGTATATAAGAGTTTATATAAAGGAAGTTTCAGTTAGCGTTGGATCTACGTTATGCAAATTGGTGAAGACCATGCCAGTAATATGTTCTGGTCTTCTGCAGCATGAGTCTAAAATCTCTGTCCTCCATTTCAGGTGCTCCTCTTTTATCTGATTTCTTGTTGCAGCAATTACTTTATAAATGCCTTTTttacaatatttaattttattggaTTCTAGCATTCGGAAGCATGACATGTATACTGCTCCTATTAAAGCAAAAGAAGAACTCCTGTTTCATGTCGGCTTCCGCCAGTTTATATCGCGGTAATTTATGTTTGCTTAAGTTGCTTTAgaagaaataaatatatgattCTATTGTCTTATCTACAAATGATTAACTCATTCTAACTTTGGTATTGCAGACCTATTTTTTCCTCGGACAGTATCAATGCTAACAAGCACAAAATGGAGAGGTTTCTTCATGCAGGGCAATTTTCCATAGCTTCAATTTATGCTCCGATTTCTTTTTCATCACTTCCTTTAATAGCCTTCAAGAGCCCGGGAGAAGATGCCACTCCAACCATTGCTGCTGTTGGTTCATTGAGAGGTGTAGATCCTGACAGGATTGTTCtgaagaaaattattttaactgGGTATGATAGATATCAGCTTCTTGTTGTGTATGCTTTAAACAAATGTGAAATTTTTTAAGTTATGTTTTGATGCTTAGGCAACTTGTTCATAAAATACCTCATTTAATGAATAATCCGTTGGCTTTGATTTCAGAATTAATAATGTGGTTTTGCATTTCAATTTATGCTTCAAAATTGGATAAATAATAACACAGCAGGATGCATCTCATGCAGTTATCCACAACGAGTATCGAAATCAAAAGCGACTGTGAGATACATGTTTCATAACCCTGAGGATGTGAGATGGTTCAAGGTTAGGAAATCTGTGTAATATAATTTACCTATGAAGTTTAAAGTTATTCGAAATTTATTGTGTAGTGGTTTCTTTTCTCAATGATCTTTTGTTGGTTGCAGCCCGTTGAAGTTTGGACAAAATGTGGTCGTCGCGGTCGCATCAAGGAACCTGTAGGCACACATGGTACTTTCCTCACCCTATTGAAATTTGGGAGAAGGTTTACTTTTGTGGAAAATGATGCCGAGTTTAACATTTAGCTACTTTTGTGGAAGATGATGCTGAGTTTAACATCGAGCTGATATATGTATCTACTGCTGTGTGCATGCGAATTCTTTTACCCGTTCGATGAATTTTCTTTGGATAGTTGAGACCCGCCTTTTCAATCATATGATGAAATTCTGGCATTCTTTCCTCTACAAAATGAAGGCGTGCCTTTGGTGGCACccattttcctctttttttccCTCATCTTTCGACATCTTCACATCGCAAATTAGTGTTGCCAAATAACCTCAATGTTTTGGATTCTTTCTCACATACGCATAACTAAGATAATCCAACATGATCACTTCTCTTTTCTATAATGTTTGTTATTTTTTCTTCTACATGACCTTTTTCTTATCGCTTTGTTTTCTCCTTCAGGTGCGATGAAATGTATACTGAATGGAGTTCTTCAACAGCACGACACCGTGTGTATGAGTTTGTTCAAGCGAACGTATCCAAAGTGGCCCCAACAATGGTTCCCGCACCAAGGCGCTTGAAAGTGGCAAATTATTGTCAAGTGGGAATGAAGCTCTGGTTCCGATTCGATCACCTTATGTTTGCTGGCTACCTTTTGACAGAGCTCACGAGGGAAGCAAAATTTTTGGTTGTACACTAAGAATCGATAATATTAATTGTAGTAGAAGTTATCacataattatttgaaatggtATTTTAATCTTGCTCCTCTTTTCATATTGCCCCAGtgtcttaaaatcccaaaattGTAGTCGCTATCATGCCACGTTCATTGAGTTAAATTTACAAGTAATGTACACGATGGTTGACTGCCGAATTGCCCGTAAAATGCGACAAATGCGACATGTCATGGTGATCGGCACaattataacaataataattgtGGAAGCGTTGGTTGCGAGATGAGTTGAAGTTTGAGAGGATGAAATTCAGAGATCCATAATTATCCAATTTTATTGTGGAAGTGTTGCCCATAAAATGTGTTCATTTCATTCTTTATGTATTACATAAATGAAAGACTATTTCGTATTCCAAGTTTTAGTTTTGATTAATTTTAAGGAAATGTCTTTTCATCTTCTTACATGAAAATGGTCTCAACTGATTTTTTTATGTCAATATATTACAGTTATATATGACAAAACACATCTTACAAAACTAGTTAATGAATCTTAAAATATGATGATTGAATGTTGGAACACTTTCTGAATCCTATCATGCTCGTGATGCCACTTTCAATTACAAATGATGGCATGCTTTACCCTATGACAGTCGATTTCTATCACATTTTTTTGACTCCGCTTACATTACATAGACGTGATATGCTACTCCTAGCATGTCAAGAAACTCAAAATGACCATTAGATGTTTTCACCTGGGGGGAGCTCTGCAAGTTTTGGTGGAGCACCAAGAACACGTTCCATGTCGAAACGAACTTCAATATTCCGGATACCATAACCAACCACCATAAGCCAGTAAAGCAACTTGGCGAGTTCTGGAGCACTCGTCTCTGTCACACTAGTCTGTAAGTAACAAAACACAAAGTACTTGATGAAATTATTTCATAGGTATAAAAAGAGAAAACTACTTGAACCCATCACTAACAGGACCACACACTAACAGGACTTCATTTTTAATACCAGCCTTCACTTATCGTTGGCATCTTATCCAGATCTAGTATATAACTGCAACAATATGCCCGAAAAAATTTCTTCAAATCACAAAAATGATGTCGGGATTTCATACTCAAAAGTGTATTGCTACAAAGAGTACAAGCATCAGCAGAAGCTAGTAAATTTACCTTCATTTGACTTGGATCAGAGACAGCCAATAGTCGTCTTACGAATGTGTTCATCGCCAGCACAGCATCCTCGCCCGCAGTACTGGTCAGCTCCTGAGTATTTCTTATTTCATTAGTACTCACTTGTTTATTTATCTGTTCATTACGGTATCTATAGGCCATAATGAGTtttagaataatttatttgtttcCATAAACCAATTTTATAGAGATTTCTGACCTTCAGATTTTGAGGCTCAAGAGATTTCAGATATTCCATCAGTTCATTTTGCTCATTTGTAGATTTTTGAGCCACTTGTCGATTTAGTTCCTCGATTTCCGCTTCAAGTAGTTCAATATATTTTACTGCATCAATCTTTTCTGGACCTGAAATATTGTTCCACCTTATAACTTCACCAGTCACTTTTTTCTGTGTACCTGGGGAATAATCTGGCACATCCTAAACCTCAAAAGAGCAAAGTCAAAAATCTCACTACAGATTTGTTATGTTACTTGATGGCATTAGAACGTAATAGTCAAAGATGCACATATTGACAATATAAATGGTCAAAGAATATTTACAATTATGTATATCTCTGCAAGCTAGATATATAACATCCGTGCTGCAAGAACACCGTGCAACAGGACTGCGACGGTGTTCCAGATTGCTGCCCATTTATACCAGTGTTAACGTGATAGAATTGTCCTGAGGCATTTGCTGCCATGGCAGATTTCTGAGCAGCTGGCAATGCTTTCGTACGGTAAGGAAATGCACACAGCAGGAGCAAATTTAAGAATAGCTTTCAATAGGACACCACCATTATCCTTGCAGAGAACATCTAGGTTTAACTATAGAAACCAAATTCTAATCAAACCCATGACTTATTTTGCTAAAATAATATCCATCAATGTCCAGCATTAGTCAaacatgaaacttgaacatCAGTTTTCAAGATCATCAAATCATTAGGCTGGTGATCATTAAGACATTAACATTTATACAACTCTAGGGTCTAGAATGCTGTCAAGTAACACAAGCACGTTTACACAGCCCATGCAGTTTTCCTTCTCTTTTTTATAATTCTAAATGCTATTGGCATGTACTCGCAGTATTGCTTTATCTAGGTTGACATGGTAAGACACTTCTCAACAGATTCTCACCTTTTACCTCTTATGCATGAATATTACGTGAAACAAAGAAAAAATACgtgaaataaagaaaaaaggaGATCGGAGAACAATCAGGAAATGGCAACCAAAAGAACTCACCTTTTTCTCTTGTGGCTCGGGAAGAGCAACTTGTTCCAGGCTTTGTTGCAATTCCAACCGGTATTGAGCGTTCCTAAACATATATCCAGTCATCAAGACACTATACATTAACTGTGCCAGATTTTCAGCGACCTGCACAGATAAAATGATAATCATTGCATGGCATGTTCCCAGCTCTTCAAATTTATTGTGATACAAAACTGCAAAAGTAAAACTTCCGGATTAACATATGTTATACTTACAGTGGTTACTGTCACAGCAAAAAATTGTGGGGGAAGAGTACCAATCATATTCGTCACTGTTTGACGCATGGCATCAACTACCTAAAGTAAGACACACTTAGAACATTGAAATAGACCATAAGTGTAGGCGTTCTTAAACTTAGAAAATGCTAAATCTGTATTTAGTCACGCTACTAGtttaagaattttaaaaaaaaccataAATTAGGTAAGACAGAAGTTGGATTGAAGGTATGATCTAAAAAATGGATTTGAAGGCATGCACTTTCAAGTCACTCTAACGTTGGAGAATTTGAATTGCATTTGTTAACGATCGATAGAAATGCTTAAATGATAAATAGAGTATTTGAAATACATGTAATTTCAAAATTATCCGGCCGAAACGAAAATACAGCAGTCCAAACAAGTACGAGTGAGTCACTTTATGCATTTAAAATACTCAACCTACAATTAAAGATAAGGAACCCAGAAACTTCAGCCACCAATAGCTCaacgaaaagaaaaagaaacatTTATTTTCCCATTAGTTAAAACACCTGCTGAGGAGCCCTTTTGGTAAATAACTCCATAAATTCGGGCTGCACAGTTTGCACGTACTCCAACAAAATCTCTTTCCTGTTCTTCGGCTGTAGTTTCATTCATAAAGAGgaattaaacattttttttcaaaaaaatcaaaactgGCTAATCGAAGACGAAATTACCAGAGTCCCATTGGGAAATTTGGAATCACCGGCGGCAGGGGAACTCTCGAGGTCATTGTCATCGGCATTTCCAGGAGAATCAACAGATTGAGCTCTGATGACGGCTATCTTCCCTCTGCGGATCGACAATTTCCTAGGGATGAAGAAGGAAGAGGGCAGAGTAAACGACGTCGTGGAGGAGGTAGAGAGTGCAGGGGAAGTGGGTTTTGATAAGAACAAAGAAGAGGAAAGCTTCAACGTTAAAGACGCCATTTCAAAAGAAGTAAAATGGAAGAGACCACCCCCTTCCTATTAATTCAATACTATTTTTaaaccaattaaattttctatgggtaaaaaaaatatccattccataaaattttcattttttcatGCCGGAAAATTTATAGTAAATTTTCACAATCactccattttttttaaaattttatttaatgattaaaatataatataattgatCAATTATATACAGGTTTTAGTTTCTGAAAAATAAGGGAGTCCAATGGGCGGGTGGGTTCAAGCCCAACGCTATCATTCTCGgcccaaagaaaagaaaactagttttttttttcttgttcttttctATTTGTCGttctaaaatatataaaattgaaatttaataaGAAGAAGAATGAAAGggaaattaattaatgaatGCAACAGGTAAAATGAGTGAATTTGATGAAATACGAaggataaaaaatatattacatttcgtaaaaatatttttttttcttttttcttaagAAATCAActaaattttgatccaaatgtAAAATAAGATCGTTGGCTTGTATTAGAATGTGTTTGAATTGATAAATGTTTTGACTATCATTTCTGTCTATTGCAATAGATAGTTCATAACTTCGTATGCATACATATTATGTTCTTATTACAAATAAAtgtaataaaaacaaaaaatatatgatttatggtatTAAAAACATCTTATTCATATATGATATCAAATATATCACCATATTTGAATTATATTATCTTATTCTTATATATctaaatatttctttttttttgaaataatatatctaaatatataaaaatattattattatctatatataaaattaatttaaagtgGCTCGGGTATTGAGAATCAATTAATTGTCGAGTTCTGCAAATGGTCCAAACTTGAAATTCCAAGACTTGCTTCCCAACTTGAGTTGCGGAAATTATGATGGTTCCCTCTCAATCATAGCATTTCCCAACCCCATCCGCCGCCGTTTCACATGGCTGTTCCGCGACGGCGTCACCAGCATTACCACCGCTCACGATACTTAATACCCACCATCTCCGCGGTGTCCGCCGCTCTTCTATTCCTTTACCTATTTCTCTCGTTCTTAGCTCCATCTCATGTCGACAAGGATCACCTCCGTCACCCTCTTCGCTCCATCATGGTAccccaaaaatgattaattttcaTCGGGTTTTTGGCGATTACTGTGCTTGATCGATCTGTGTTTGCGTTTTTGAATTATCAATTCTTTTCATTGTGTATTCCAGATGGATAACGGCGTTGGAAAGGGAAATGTGGAGCCGTTGTTTCGTGTCCCGGTTAGGGTGACTTTATCTCAGCTTAATTTTTACTTTCATTACTTTGTAGTTAGCTGGTGGATTGTGGAAGTTTTTACTGATTGTTTCACTCTGTTCGGACCACGGGACATATTTACATTCCAGCTACAAAGTTAGCCCGTAAAATATATTGAACTTACTCCCCCATCCTCGCGCGCATTAGTTAATTGTCAGGTCGATCCCGGGTCTGTGTTGTATTCTGATATCATGTTTATTGGTCATGACATGTAGACTAGTGGCCGCGAGCACCGTCGAGATCTTTGGAAGTCCAAGAATGCTCAGTTTTACCATGGATGCAGCAACGCCAGCAGCAAGTTTTTAAGTGTGTAGACTTGGTTACAGCTTTTAAGGGTGCTTGCTGATAAATctgtttctgattttttttttgtttcaccTTTTCTAAATGTTGGTATATTGTTTTCGTTTGACAGAAGCTACTGCCATCACCCATGCAAATCGATATTTGGCGATTGCAACCAGTGGAGGTCTGAACCAGCAGAGAACTGGGGTACCGAATTTCTGACTTACATTTTTGTCATTTGATCACCAAGAAGTgtttaaaatatcttttatttgtCTATTTTTCTGCTGAGAGAGATATTTACCTTTATCATCCATGATCAGCGGCGTTGGGATTGTGGAACTGTAGATCTTCTTGGTcgtatataaatttattaattcataATGAGTTACTGAGGATTCCATGGATCATAAGAATAAGCTAGCATGTATTTGGGTTTTGCTTGTCACAAGatttttcttcatttaaatttcTTGCTAAAAGTCTATTTTTCATAACAAAGCCATCTTGAAACTGCGAAGAGTTAACCATAAAGTACATCCCTTTTCTTTCACTATATCTCtacatatacatacatctcACATCATGCCTAGTGACCTCCATCATGTGCCAATAATGACCTTTCTTCAAGAAAGATAGTGGCCTGAACGGTAGTCCAATCGGAATTGGTTTTCTGCATTTAGTTTTACTCAAATGCATATATTCAGTGCTAAACCTCTACAATATTTTGGCAGATAACTGATGCTGTCGTTGCAGCTCGCATTTTGAATGCCACCCTTGTTGTCCCAAAATTGGATTCAAAATCATTTTGGAATGATGCCAGGTATTGTCTTTAGAAAATTTAGCACCGAGGTTTTCACAAATTTATTGCTTCTTTTAGGTGCTTGACAGCCCTCTCTTCTGCAGCAACTTTTCGGAGATCTTCAATGTTGATTGGTTTATATCATATCTAGCCAAAGATGTTAAAATCATTAAAGAGCTCCCTCAAAGAAGAGGGCAGATATGGACTCCCCACACGATGCGTGTTCCAAGAAAGTGCAATGAAAGATGCTATATTAGTCGATTAGTGCCTGTACTTTCAAAGAAGCACGTAAGTCAATGAGTTTCCTAAATGGTATCCTCTCATGAATTCTGTTCCCTCTGTGTATCAATTGATTAGGTACACCATGTTTCTTTATGAACATTTTATGTAAAATTTAGTTGCTCTGCACTTTTTTGCATGCTCAGTCAAATTTTCACATTTATGTATGACACAGAGTGAAAAGCTAAAAGGATGCCAAACCTGGGAAACAACTGTCTTACTAGAGTTTATTGTGACTGTGCTCTTTGTTACTTTTTAATCATATAGAGTGGTGGCACACTACATTGCTAGAAAGATGACCACTAATATCTTGGTGTattgattaaaaacattgaaattgTGTTACTAGAAAATGGTGTTGAGTGATTCGTAGCTTAACTCTGCAAATTGGTTCGCTAATTCCTCTTGTCAGCTTAAGTGATGatgttttgggaaatactcGTGCTCTCACATGATGACAACTCAACTTTGCATGTTGGTGCTGGATTCCCCATTTTTGTTCTTCATTCCAAGTCACTGATGACTTCATTTGTAATTGTGATAGGCTGTTCAGTTGACCAAATTTGACTACAGACTTTCAAATAAGTTGGAGACAGACTTGCAGAAGCTCAGATGCAGAGTGAATTATCACGCCCTGAAGTTCACTAGTCCCATCCTTGAAATGGGTGCAAAGTTAGTACAAAGAATGAAAAGTAGGAGCAAGCATTATATTGCCCTTCACCTAAGGTGCCTAATGAATACTAAGTTTCCACTAGCATCTGGTTTTATTTCACTTGACATCTCCTGTTTTATCTTTCACGACATTAGAGGTATGGATAGTAGGAAAATATTATATTGGACCCTTCTCGTTCTGTCACGGTCTTGTCTATTGAGTTCGTAGTTCTTACTCGGGCTAATTTTTAGTGAAATTGACGAAAGTAATTTTTGATTTAGGAATTTGGTCTAACTTCTTGTTGCATTTTGGTTACTTGTTTCGtgtgattattcagatgagggTGAGAGTGTTTTTTTTACGAGATTATACGTCTTGTTTACAGGTTTGAACCTGATATGCTTGCATTCTCTGGATGCTATTATGGTGGAGGGGATAAAGAGAGGAAGGAACTTGGTAAAATACGGAGGAGGTGGAAAACTTTGCATGTAAGGCTTTTGGTGTAATTtactttatttttctaaaaagtCAAATTTAGTTAAATCTCATCAAGACATAATAAATGCTGAGAGAACAATGATTGATTTATAATTCATTTCCATGATGAGATTTTTTCAGTGAGGGGCCAGTAAGAGGGGTGGTTATTTACTTGTGATTTGGCTGTTTTGAATTGCCAAGTCCATGTAAGCGGGTGGTTATTGGCTTGTGATTTGACTCTTCTGGAATGCCAAGCGTTGTAAAATGTTCGTGTATGTGAAGAAAATGTGAAGGCGTTGGTGTTTGTGGATGTGCAATCAGCAGCACAAGAACCAGAAATATAAGAATTCATATATGTTTGTGCTCCCAAGATCTTTTAAGGTCTAGTTCCTTAGATAACAGGTCTCAGGTTCGAGACCCTTCAACCACAACGCTTCCCCAGCTCAAAACAATATgcatgtatatatttatatgtctgtgtgtgtgtgtgtttacaCTGTTTATTAGCACAtaaatgatattattttttgaattataGTTGATATGATTATTGATTGATATACAGAATAACAATCCAGATAGGGAGAGAAGGCAAGGAAGATGTCCTCTTACTCCGGAGGAAGTCGGTCTGATGTTAAGAGCACTTGGATATGACAGGGAGACTCATTTGTATGTGGCTTCTGGAGAGGTATATGGGGGAGAAAATACATTGGCTTCGTTAAAGGCACTTTTTCCCAATTTCTATTCAAAAGATACTATTGCAACAAAAGAAGAGTTGAAATCGTTTTCTCCGTTTTCTTCTCGAATGGCGGCTCTAGATTTTATAGTCTGTGATGAAAGTGATGTATTCGTCACCAATAACAACGGGAACATGGCAAAAATTATAGCCGGACGGAGGTATGTCTTACTTCTTTCTTTGTTTTCCAACTTTTTCTAGAACTGAATTAAATTTCAGATAACATGATAATAAGTTGCATTTAATTGCAGGAGATACTTTGGACACAAGCTTACCATCCGTCCAAATGCCAAAAAACTGTACAAGCTGTTCTTCAATAGAGAAAATATGACCTGGGAAGAGTTCTCCTCAAGAACCCGTAAATTTCAAAGGGGTTTCATGGGACAGCCGAAGGAGGTGAGGCCAGGCAGGGGTGTATTTCATGAGAACCCATCTTCCTGCATTTGTGAAGATTCTGAGGCAAAAGCAAATGCGATTTCAGTTCCACAAAAACCTGGTGAGCGCTCCGTTGATATAGATACGGATGTTGTAGGGGATGACCAAAATTCGAATGATGAAGAATGGTCTGACCCTGAAGATGATGATGATCTGAATAATCAAACTGGGAACATTATTTACAATGAAACGAGTTTCGACTATGATGCTCCATTGTCCGAGGAATCTGAGTTGGAAGAGTTGCTTTCAGACTAAAGTTATACACATGGGATATTTTAATGGTCTCTATACCTTTCTCAATGTGCTGCTGTTGGCACATGGAGCAAAGGCATGTGCTGAATGTTCATACAATATGCCGAGGTTAATGAAGGTAAATCGTCCTTTAGTCTTCTGGTCAAGTTTACGAATTTAAAAATCTGACCATGTACCCTGGAACACACTTGGTACTATCACAGGAGTGGATGTATGGCAATTGTGATGGGAGGAGCCCAGAGCTATGTTATGGAACCCGAGCAATGTTAAGTAAGGAGATCATTGACCTAATTGTGGGTTGTTAGGCACTTTTTGGTTTTGgtattttttgataattttgtATTGATTGAGGTGTTCGAGGTTGCATTGCTCGACACTGCGAAGTTCATAGCGGAGGCCAAGAATTTAATCTTTTTAAAGAGGAGGTTCTATTCAATTTCAATGAATGCGGAAGTTATCGTGGGACATGTAAATTCtaattatataaatacatactatgtatatatatatatattaatcttCATTCAATAtagaataatatttaatttcgtTGCGAAATGCACCCAGGTGGCCATATCTCCAACTGActtcaaatttaataaaagaaCATAAATGGCTTGGATTCCAGTAATTCGTATAGAATTTTAACTCAGttagcataaaaatattattttttatgttaagagtatcattttttattgtgaatatcggtagcgTTGATTTGTTTTAcacataaagattcgtgagacagttttacaagaaacctactctgaTTTTTTATATCTATTCTTATGGTTGTCgtgaataataatttattttttatttataaaattaggatgtgattaaatatttaatgttaaaataatttatttcgttgaatttaaatttgaatatttagatgttatgtttgattattttattttaataattcattTGGTCTTCTTAAGAGTagttaattaataatataagaGTTTATGTAGTTTgtataacataaaaatattattgaaatgatatagaaaaatatatgataaaaataattttaattttttaatttttaataatatgaataatatgttttatatcttgttttttttaaaaagataattaagattattttagtaaaaaattaaattttcaaattcaaatcttGATTTTTTCAAACAAAAATGAATTCTATatagaatttttaaatttcaaaccaAACACAAGATCAAATTCCAAATCCATGAATTTCCAAATCCAATTCTACTTTCAAATCCAAATCCAAAATTTTAAGTATCTAAACACAATGTTAAGAAGTAAAATTGAAGCACTTGAGTCATTCAAAAACCGAATCAACTTGgtaaacaaataaaaaagatGTGATAGATGAAAAAAATATGGAGCGAGTTTTGTTCATCATTGGACATAATATATCAAACTACTGCACTATACTTATCTCGAACTAATGACATCGCAGAAAGGAAAATTCAAACCTTGAAATGACATGTTGATAAATTATGGCTTACCCCAAAACTCGTTGAATGGTTTTGGTTTGAACCAATTTGAACTTACGAGATGATCAAACTAATTAAAAGTTCAACATACTCCCGACTACTTATTTCTAAGATTCGTAATCAAACAATTTCAGAAATGGAAACCAAAAATTTCCGGGGTTTTCATCAAACTATCTTAATGTTCATCAAACTAAGAATTTCCGGGGTTTTCATCAAACATACTCCCGACTACTTATTTCTAAGATTCGTAATCAAACAGTTTCCAGCTATACATCTGAGAATTCAATTCCCAATTAATtccatttaatcatataatatattgTTTATTATGACTGATGAGGTTCAAATTACGTgattgaattaaataaatacgaGTCCTTTGTTCTTTTACGGGTCAAAAGTTGCTGTGTGGAACAAAATTGT from the Primulina tabacum isolate GXHZ01 chromosome 8, ASM2559414v2, whole genome shotgun sequence genome contains:
- the LOC142552903 gene encoding uncharacterized protein LOC142552903, translated to MASLTLKLSSSLFLSKPTSPALSTSSTTSFTLPSSFFIPRKLSIRRGKIAVIRAQSVDSPGNADDNDLESSPAAGDSKFPNGTLPKNRKEILLEYVQTVQPEFMELFTKRAPQQVVDAMRQTVTNMIGTLPPQFFAVTVTTVAENLAQLMYSVLMTGYMFRNAQYRLELQQSLEQVALPEPQEKKDVPDYSPGTQKKVTGEVIRWNNISGPEKIDAVKYIELLEAEIEELNRQVAQKSTNEQNELMEYLKSLEPQNLKELTSTAGEDAVLAMNTFVRRLLAVSDPSQMKTSVTETSAPELAKLLYWLMVVGYGIRNIEVRFDMERVLGAPPKLAELPPGENI
- the LOC142554288 gene encoding uncharacterized protein LOC142554288, which translates into the protein MGGSRVQLNKHHKTRFASKSSRNVHKVSSKDKIKKTKPELNVVKGSKAARLQRNKMIREQKRAAVLKEKRALSGQMSPPRVVVLFGLSASVNLNSLEEDILALLSGERNGANFPAVASSDYKLRATVLKAPHGDLFACMELAKTADLIAFVASPNAFSEESDSDCFIDSFGSQCLSAFRTLGLPSTMVLIRDLPDDLKGKNELKKMCMSEIASEFPEDCKFYPADKKDELHKILSLFKEQRLKVPHWRNQRPYLMAQKVDLVANDCSSEHCTIVLTGYLRARGLSVNQLVHVTGAGDFQLHKIEILKDLCTLNVQKGGDFMDSEGINDVQVVRCLTPDPMKQEPLVIENIPDLLAGEQTWPTEAEMAEADKYEEETRVKKKRLPKGTSEYQAAWIMDDSDDDYPASDEDGADGMVVENGEACSSDQKVENGFELDEDQASLKLRDSDEETDLDSSMMEGENLTKEQIEAQIRKIKEAHAEDEEFPDEVDTPLDVPARKRFAKYRGVKSFRTSSWDPKESLPPEYSRIFAFDNFSRTQKHVLAKSLGMEQDTTDSVPVGSYIRVYIKEVSVSVGSTLCKLVKTMPVICSGLLQHESKISVLHFSIRKHDMYTAPIKAKEELLFHVGFRQFISRPIFSSDSINANKHKMERFLHAGQFSIASIYAPISFSSLPLIAFKSPGEDATPTIAAVGSLRGVDPDRIVLKKIILTGYPQRVSKSKATVRYMFHNPEDVRWFKPVEVWTKCGRRGRIKEPVGTHGAMKCILNGVLQQHDTVCMSLFKRTYPKWPQQWFPHQGAWLLSQQKIVGEEYQSYSSLFDAWHQLPKSPIGKFGITGGRGTLEVIVIGISRRINRLSSDDGYLPSADRQFPRDEEGRGQSKRRRGGGWFPLNHSISQPHPPPFHMAVPRRRHQHYHRSRYLIPTISAVSAALLFLYLFLSFLAPSHVDKDHLRHPLRSIMMDNGVGKGNVEPLFRVPTSGREHRRDLWKSKNAQFYHGCSNASSKFLKATAITHANRYLAIATSGGLNQQRTGITDAVVAARILNATLVVPKLDSKSFWNDASNFSEIFNVDWFISYLAKDVKIIKELPQRRGQIWTPHTMRVPRKCNERCYISRLVPVLSKKHAVQLTKFDYRLSNKLETDLQKLRCRVNYHALKFTSPILEMGAKLVQRMKSRSKHYIALHLRFEPDMLAFSGCYYGGGDKERKELGKIRRRWKTLHNNNPDRERRQGRCPLTPEEVGLMLRALGYDRETHLYVASGEVYGGENTLASLKALFPNFYSKDTIATKEELKSFSPFSSRMAALDFIVCDESDVFVTNNNGNMAKIIAGRRRYFGHKLTIRPNAKKLYKLFFNRENMTWEEFSSRTRKFQRGFMGQPKEVRPGRGVFHENPSSCICEDSEAKANAISVPQKPGERSVDIDTDVVGDDQNSNDEEWSDPEDDDDLNNQTGNIIYNETSFDYDAPLSEESELEELLSD